The following coding sequences lie in one Actinomyces capricornis genomic window:
- the obgE gene encoding GTPase ObgE: MPSFIDRVVLHVAGGDGGHGCTSIHREKFKPLAGPDGGDGGHGGDVVLSVDPSATTLLSYHRSPHRRAGNGTPGMGDWRRGTDGQDLILPVPQGTVVKAADGTVIADLIDPDSTVVVAQGGTGGRGNFSLASPRRRAPGFHLLGEPGQAQDVTLELKTIADVALVGYPSAGKSSLIAAMSAARPKIAEYPFTTLVPNLGVVEAGSVRYTIADVPGLIPGASQGKGLGLEFLRHIERCSVIAHLLDCATLEPGRDPLSDLDVIEAELEAYSRRLSEQEADPALTGLAPLMDRPRVAVLTKIDIPEAAELADFVRADLEARGMQVFEVSAVAHTGLKELSFALARLVEQARACAPAAQARPDRQVIRPQAVGRRRPEPVAEVRQITHPSEGSVYQVRGDKPERWVRQTDFSNDEAVGYLADRLAAAGVEDELVKAGARAGDAVLIGEVEGGVLFTWEPAMSTGPELLGARGTDLRIDQSQRRTNAQRREQYHEMMDAKEAARAELRQEAVEGLWTDASHWEGER; encoded by the coding sequence ATGCCCAGCTTCATCGATCGAGTGGTCCTCCACGTCGCCGGGGGCGACGGCGGTCACGGGTGCACCTCCATCCACCGCGAGAAGTTCAAGCCCCTGGCCGGGCCCGACGGCGGTGACGGCGGGCACGGCGGCGACGTCGTCCTGAGCGTCGACCCCTCGGCCACCACCCTGCTGAGCTACCACCGCTCGCCCCACCGGCGCGCCGGCAACGGCACCCCGGGCATGGGGGACTGGCGGCGCGGCACCGACGGGCAGGACCTCATCCTGCCCGTGCCCCAGGGCACCGTGGTCAAGGCCGCGGACGGGACGGTCATCGCCGACCTGATCGACCCCGACAGCACCGTCGTCGTCGCCCAGGGAGGCACCGGGGGCCGCGGCAACTTCTCCCTGGCCTCCCCCCGGCGCCGCGCCCCCGGCTTCCACCTCCTGGGGGAGCCGGGCCAGGCCCAGGACGTCACCCTGGAGCTCAAGACCATCGCCGACGTCGCCCTCGTGGGCTACCCCAGCGCCGGCAAGTCCTCGCTCATCGCCGCCATGAGCGCGGCGCGCCCCAAGATCGCCGAGTACCCCTTCACCACCCTGGTACCCAACCTGGGCGTGGTGGAGGCCGGATCCGTGCGCTACACCATCGCCGATGTGCCCGGGCTCATCCCCGGGGCCTCCCAGGGCAAGGGCCTGGGCCTGGAGTTCCTGCGGCATATCGAGCGCTGCTCGGTCATCGCCCACCTCCTGGACTGCGCCACCCTGGAGCCGGGCCGTGACCCCCTCAGCGACCTGGACGTCATCGAGGCCGAGCTGGAGGCCTACTCCCGGCGCCTGAGCGAGCAGGAGGCCGACCCGGCCCTGACCGGCCTGGCCCCGCTCATGGACCGCCCGCGCGTCGCGGTGCTGACCAAGATCGACATTCCCGAGGCCGCCGAGCTCGCCGACTTCGTGCGAGCAGACCTGGAGGCCCGCGGCATGCAGGTCTTCGAGGTCTCGGCCGTGGCCCACACCGGGCTCAAGGAGCTGTCCTTCGCCCTGGCCCGCCTGGTGGAGCAGGCCCGCGCCTGCGCCCCCGCCGCGCAGGCCCGGCCCGACCGCCAGGTCATCCGGCCGCAGGCGGTGGGGCGGCGCAGGCCCGAGCCGGTGGCCGAGGTCCGCCAGATCACCCACCCCAGTGAGGGCAGCGTCTACCAGGTGCGCGGCGACAAGCCCGAGCGCTGGGTGCGACAGACCGACTTCTCCAACGATGAGGCGGTGGGCTACCTGGCCGACCGCCTGGCGGCCGCCGGAGTGGAGGATGAGCTGGTCAAGGCCGGTGCCCGGGCCGGGGATGCCGTCCTCATCGGCGAGGTGGAGGGGGGCGTGCTCTTCACCTGGGAGCCGGCCATGTCCACCGGCCCCGAGCTGCTGGGAGCCCGCGGCACCGATCTGCGTATCGACCAGAGCCAGCGGCGCACCAACGCCCAGCGCCGCGAGCAGTACCACGAGATGATGGACGCCAAGGAGGCGGCCCGTGCCGAGCTGCGCCAGGAGGCCGTCGAGGGCCTGTGGACCGACGCCTCCCACTGGGAGGGGGAGCGGTGA
- a CDS encoding sensor histidine kinase, whose translation MNAEKISPSATVGARVLAAIILVASIALASCGAIVWVLGQQTLHVDIDEHLQRSRDRFEVLAIEGVDPATGAPFVDASQVVYTHIQRSVVRPGESELGFVDQELRWFPSADVTLRPEKDRQLVERLGELSAAPQATITTITTSSGSYRVMVVPLRDGSSQAALAQVVDMEDAGANLRRTMVLYAAAAVFTVALVTALAWFGVERLLHPIGVLRRATESIGANDLTSRVPVKGRDDLSALARAINGMLDRVQRSVEAERSLLDDVGHELRTPITIIRGHMELLDPEDTQDVVQTRSLAIDELDRMGTLVSDLLELAKTTESGFFRPRATQLSELTVQVFDKARALGERQWVLEESATSVCQVDPTRLTQAWLQLAANAVKYSDADSRIALGSRVEDGQVRLWVADEGIGIAEADLELVRQRFGRSAEAEQRAPGTGLGLSIVENILSAHGGALEISSQQGAGSVFTLRLPCSHHGQ comes from the coding sequence GTGAACGCCGAGAAGATCTCACCCTCGGCCACGGTTGGCGCACGGGTGCTGGCCGCCATCATCCTGGTGGCCAGCATCGCCCTGGCCAGCTGCGGCGCCATCGTGTGGGTCCTGGGCCAGCAGACCCTTCATGTCGATATCGATGAGCACCTCCAGCGCAGCCGCGACCGCTTCGAGGTGCTCGCCATCGAGGGAGTCGATCCTGCCACCGGCGCCCCCTTCGTCGACGCCTCCCAGGTGGTCTACACCCACATCCAGCGCTCCGTGGTGCGCCCCGGGGAGAGTGAGCTGGGCTTCGTTGATCAGGAACTGCGCTGGTTCCCCTCCGCCGATGTCACCCTGCGCCCGGAGAAGGACAGGCAGCTGGTGGAGCGCCTGGGCGAGCTGAGCGCCGCCCCGCAGGCCACGATCACCACGATCACCACCTCCTCAGGCTCCTACCGGGTCATGGTGGTGCCCCTGCGCGATGGCAGCAGCCAGGCGGCCCTGGCCCAGGTCGTCGACATGGAGGACGCCGGCGCCAACCTGCGTCGCACCATGGTGCTCTACGCGGCCGCCGCCGTCTTCACCGTCGCCCTGGTCACCGCGCTGGCCTGGTTCGGCGTCGAGCGCCTCCTGCACCCCATCGGGGTGCTGCGCCGCGCCACCGAGTCGATCGGCGCCAATGACCTGACCTCCCGCGTGCCGGTCAAGGGGCGCGACGACCTCAGCGCCCTGGCGCGGGCCATCAACGGGATGCTGGACCGGGTGCAGCGCTCGGTGGAGGCCGAGCGCAGCCTGCTCGACGACGTCGGCCACGAGCTGCGCACCCCCATCACGATCATCCGCGGCCATATGGAGCTGCTGGACCCCGAGGACACCCAGGATGTCGTCCAGACCCGGAGCCTGGCCATCGACGAGCTGGATCGGATGGGCACCCTGGTCAGTGACCTGCTGGAGCTGGCCAAGACCACCGAGTCAGGCTTCTTCCGCCCCCGGGCCACTCAGCTCTCCGAGCTGACGGTGCAGGTCTTCGACAAGGCCCGCGCCCTGGGCGAGCGCCAGTGGGTGCTGGAGGAGTCGGCCACATCCGTGTGCCAGGTGGACCCCACGCGCCTGACCCAGGCCTGGCTCCAGCTGGCCGCCAATGCCGTGAAGTACTCCGACGCGGATTCGCGCATCGCCCTGGGCTCGCGCGTCGAGGACGGGCAGGTGCGCCTGTGGGTGGCCGACGAGGGCATCGGCATCGCCGAGGCGGATCTGGAGCTGGTGCGCCAGCGCTTCGGGCGCAGCGCCGAGGCGGAGCAGAGGGCCCCGGGCACCGGACTGGGGCTGAGTATCGTGGAGAACATCCTCAGCGCTCACGGGGGTGCCCTGGAGATCAGCTCCCAGCAAGGAGCCGGCTCTGTGTTCACCCTCAGACTGCCGTGCAGCCACCACGGCCAGTAG
- the proB gene encoding glutamate 5-kinase — translation MVIKVGSSSLTRPDGGLDLNRIDIIAGLTAGMRRRGHDVILVTSGAVAAGLTPLGLETRPQELRLLQAAASVGQGNLMARWQTAMSAYGVVAAQVLLTAQDVAVRSHYRTVRATFDALLSLGAVPIVNENDAVATDEFSLGDNDHLAALVSHLVTADVLVLLTDVDGLWTARPGTPGARPIRHVRRPADLEGVSVSGRGSQVGTGGMTTKVQAATISCASGTATLIASADDAAALLAGPDLPAQVGTWFDPTGPHRPSRRLWIAHASMPEGRILVDQGAARALTVGKKSLLLPGVTAVSGDFESGAVVDIVGPERAVARGICRYSAAELGEVLAARAAGTPAPDHVAPVVHRDDLAELPRTAGA, via the coding sequence GTGGTCATCAAGGTCGGCTCCTCCTCCCTGACCCGCCCCGACGGCGGGCTGGACCTCAACCGCATCGACATCATCGCCGGGCTGACCGCGGGCATGCGGCGCCGGGGCCACGATGTCATCCTGGTGACCTCGGGGGCGGTGGCGGCGGGCCTGACCCCGCTGGGCCTGGAGACCCGGCCCCAGGAGCTGCGGCTGCTCCAGGCGGCCGCCTCGGTGGGTCAGGGCAACCTCATGGCCCGATGGCAGACCGCCATGAGCGCCTACGGGGTGGTGGCCGCCCAGGTGCTCCTGACTGCCCAGGATGTGGCCGTGCGCAGCCACTACCGAACCGTGCGCGCCACCTTCGACGCGCTGCTGTCCCTGGGCGCGGTGCCCATCGTCAACGAGAACGATGCGGTGGCCACCGACGAGTTCTCCCTGGGGGACAATGACCACCTGGCGGCGCTGGTCTCCCACCTGGTGACCGCCGATGTGCTGGTGCTGCTCACCGACGTCGACGGCCTGTGGACAGCCCGCCCCGGCACTCCCGGCGCCCGTCCCATCCGCCACGTGCGCAGGCCCGCCGACCTGGAGGGGGTCTCGGTCTCCGGGCGCGGCTCCCAGGTGGGCACGGGGGGCATGACCACCAAGGTCCAAGCGGCCACGATCTCCTGCGCCTCGGGCACGGCCACCCTCATCGCCTCCGCCGACGACGCGGCCGCCCTGCTGGCCGGGCCCGACCTCCCGGCCCAGGTGGGCACCTGGTTCGACCCCACCGGCCCCCACCGGCCCAGCCGCCGGCTGTGGATCGCCCACGCCTCCATGCCCGAGGGCCGGATCCTGGTGGACCAGGGAGCGGCCCGCGCACTGACAGTGGGCAAGAAGTCCCTCCTGCTGCCGGGCGTCACGGCGGTCAGCGGCGACTTCGAGTCGGGGGCGGTGGTCGATATCGTCGGCCCCGAGCGCGCTGTGGCGCGCGGCATCTGCCGCTACTCGGCCGCCGAGCTCGGGGAGGTCCTGGCGGCCCGTGCCGCGGGCACGCCCGCCCCCGATCATGTGGCGCCCGTGGTCCACCGCGACGACCTGGCCGAACTGCCCCGCACCGCCGGCGCCTGA
- the rpmA gene encoding 50S ribosomal protein L27 has translation MAHKKGLGSSRNGRDSNAQRLGVKRYGGQFVKAGEIIVRQRGTHFHPGSNVGRGNDDTLFAKAAGNVEFGTFRGRRVVNVVLPEA, from the coding sequence ATGGCACACAAGAAGGGTCTTGGCTCCTCCCGCAACGGCCGCGACTCCAACGCCCAGCGCCTTGGCGTCAAGCGCTACGGCGGCCAGTTCGTCAAGGCCGGTGAGATCATCGTCCGCCAGCGCGGCACCCACTTCCACCCCGGGAGCAATGTGGGCCGCGGCAACGACGACACCCTCTTCGCCAAGGCTGCCGGCAACGTCGAGTTCGGCACCTTCCGCGGCCGCAGGGTCGTCAACGTCGTGCTCCCCGAGGCCTGA
- a CDS encoding response regulator transcription factor, whose product MSSILVVEDEARIASFLVKGLKSAGFTAQTTASGVEAVQLAVQLTARGEIDLIILDVGLPDIDGFTALEQMRGQGVTTPVIMLTARTSVADRVAGLEGGADDYMPKPFSFEELLARIRVRLRSEATQPAAESMRLSHRNLVLDLRTRTMEIDGATIELSAREFALAETFMRHPGQVLSREQLLSTVWGYDFDPGSNVVEVYMSYLRSKLGKDKFQTVRGMGYRLV is encoded by the coding sequence ATGAGCAGCATCCTGGTGGTGGAGGACGAGGCGCGCATCGCCTCCTTCCTCGTCAAGGGACTCAAGTCAGCCGGATTCACCGCCCAGACAACGGCCTCGGGGGTTGAGGCGGTGCAGCTGGCCGTCCAGCTGACCGCCCGTGGGGAGATCGATCTCATCATCCTGGACGTGGGCCTGCCCGACATCGACGGGTTCACCGCCCTGGAGCAGATGCGCGGACAGGGCGTGACCACCCCCGTCATCATGCTCACCGCCCGCACCTCGGTGGCCGACCGGGTCGCGGGCCTGGAGGGAGGGGCGGACGACTACATGCCCAAGCCCTTCTCCTTCGAGGAGCTGCTGGCGCGCATCCGGGTCCGGCTGCGCTCAGAGGCCACCCAGCCCGCTGCCGAATCGATGCGTCTGAGCCACCGCAACCTGGTGCTGGACCTGCGCACCCGGACCATGGAGATCGACGGCGCCACTATCGAGCTCTCGGCCCGCGAGTTCGCCCTGGCGGAGACCTTCATGCGCCACCCCGGCCAGGTTCTCAGCCGTGAGCAGCTCCTGAGCACCGTGTGGGGCTACGACTTCGATCCCGGCTCCAACGTCGTCGAGGTCTACATGTCCTACCTCAGGAGCAAGCTCGGCAAGGACAAGTTCCAGACGGTGCGGGGCATGGGCTACCGCCTCGTGTGA
- a CDS encoding DUF6199 family natural product biosynthesis protein: MGFAVLLLIIVALIGLWSIFDPRGMWRATESWKFRNPEANEPSEASFALSRITGVISVIGVLIFIGVLLQGPPGSQESQRDSRTRSASSYDPFAQPTDDGLEPYPVSPDPIDAFSSAAQSPAALGDPVTIFTPVLQSDSSGSEGASSSATTVGLDPVYYPWTSGDHPAAFAAATVIDSKTALGTLDMTQASTPDAGEGTLGEATYIIVRLSRPVCAISSISATTSNERIRISVRGVSDETRCGQTVNGAYVAVPLSEDQVAMAQSYEAPSYRPIATAGTRRMYSSPRGEFVPTVFVSQQRTGLDYVWMDEQTDKQVAPGVLVPWLPSTDESLPSAGPS, translated from the coding sequence ATGGGATTCGCCGTTCTTCTTCTGATCATCGTCGCGCTGATAGGCCTGTGGTCCATTTTTGATCCGCGCGGCATGTGGAGAGCCACCGAATCCTGGAAATTCCGAAACCCGGAGGCCAATGAACCCTCGGAAGCCTCGTTCGCCCTTTCCCGTATCACTGGTGTGATCTCCGTTATCGGAGTCCTGATCTTCATCGGGGTGCTGCTGCAGGGGCCGCCAGGCTCACAGGAGTCCCAGCGGGACTCGCGGACGCGGTCGGCATCTTCATACGACCCATTCGCGCAGCCGACGGATGACGGCCTGGAGCCGTACCCGGTATCTCCGGATCCGATCGATGCCTTCTCCTCCGCTGCTCAGAGCCCTGCCGCCCTTGGTGATCCGGTGACGATCTTCACCCCGGTCCTCCAATCCGACAGCAGTGGCAGTGAGGGGGCGAGCTCCTCGGCTACCACTGTTGGGCTCGACCCCGTCTACTATCCGTGGACCAGTGGTGATCACCCGGCGGCCTTCGCCGCAGCAACGGTGATCGACTCCAAGACGGCCCTGGGGACCCTCGACATGACCCAGGCGTCCACTCCGGATGCGGGGGAGGGCACATTGGGCGAGGCCACCTACATCATCGTCAGGCTCTCTCGGCCTGTCTGCGCGATCAGCTCGATATCCGCCACGACCAGCAATGAGCGGATACGGATCTCGGTGAGGGGGGTGTCGGATGAGACCCGTTGCGGGCAGACGGTCAATGGCGCGTATGTCGCCGTACCACTCAGTGAGGATCAGGTGGCCATGGCGCAGAGTTACGAGGCTCCCTCCTACCGGCCTATCGCCACTGCCGGGACCCGGCGCATGTACTCCAGTCCGCGAGGCGAATTCGTGCCCACTGTGTTCGTCTCCCAACAGCGTACGGGTCTTGATTACGTGTGGATGGACGAGCAGACGGATAAGCAGGTCGCTCCAGGCGTCCTGGTGCCCTGGCTTCCCTCCACGGATGAGTCCCTGCCCTCCGCCGGCCCCTCATAG
- a CDS encoding phosphotransferase — protein MSTAHATGAPGTQAGPDGRGAQAATAQGHRPSGLLGRLSAIPGILRAWPAKNGRVAFECRDQEGRLRAGVLDPRLDEPDLLPYASDPALPGLSPDLSGRLVVHRAGRRAVVLGADRVSKLTRPGRARPSPSSLEAFEAFAQMGLRVPRILRADEDRIDLELVPGRSLGELGDAGVPGWQRLVQVWSRLRPPGTSLPLHSPAHEARVLHDWYERATGSGLLEEATADPRAVPALGRAVEAACAELEAGAAADGAGPALTLCHRDLHDGQLLWDGQDLSLIDLDTPALAEAALDLGNLMAHAELMALQGRLSPQGHDRVQGLLEDLAAASPTTGARLEAYRRGAQLRLIFVHAFRPGAKAWLPRWTSRCLAVPSSIHHTIDDTTDGSTSCV, from the coding sequence ATGAGCACAGCACACGCCACGGGCGCGCCCGGCACGCAGGCCGGCCCGGATGGCAGGGGCGCTCAGGCCGCCACGGCCCAGGGGCATCGGCCCTCAGGGCTGCTGGGCAGGCTCTCAGCCATCCCGGGCATCCTGCGCGCCTGGCCCGCCAAGAACGGACGGGTCGCCTTCGAGTGCCGCGACCAGGAGGGACGCCTGCGCGCCGGTGTCCTGGATCCCCGCCTAGACGAGCCCGACCTGCTGCCCTACGCCAGTGATCCTGCCCTTCCCGGCCTTTCGCCCGACCTGAGCGGCCGGCTCGTGGTCCACCGCGCCGGGCGCCGGGCTGTGGTCCTGGGAGCCGACCGGGTCAGCAAGCTCACCCGCCCCGGGCGGGCACGGCCCTCACCCTCCAGCCTGGAGGCCTTCGAGGCCTTCGCACAGATGGGCCTGCGCGTGCCCAGGATCCTGCGCGCTGATGAGGATCGCATCGACCTGGAGCTGGTACCCGGCCGCAGCCTGGGCGAGCTCGGCGACGCCGGAGTGCCCGGGTGGCAGCGGCTGGTCCAGGTCTGGAGCCGGCTCCGGCCCCCTGGCACGAGCCTGCCCCTGCACTCCCCCGCCCACGAGGCGCGGGTCCTGCATGACTGGTATGAGCGCGCCACCGGCAGCGGGCTGCTGGAGGAGGCCACCGCGGACCCCCGCGCCGTGCCCGCCCTGGGGCGGGCCGTGGAGGCCGCCTGCGCCGAGCTGGAGGCGGGCGCTGCTGCGGACGGTGCCGGGCCGGCCCTGACGCTGTGCCACCGAGACCTTCACGACGGCCAGCTGCTGTGGGACGGGCAGGACCTGTCCCTCATCGACCTGGACACCCCCGCCCTGGCCGAGGCGGCCCTGGACCTGGGCAACCTCATGGCCCACGCCGAGCTCATGGCGCTCCAGGGGCGCCTGAGCCCCCAGGGCCACGACCGCGTCCAGGGCCTCCTGGAGGATCTGGCCGCTGCCAGCCCCACCACGGGCGCCCGGCTGGAGGCCTACCGCCGCGGAGCACAGCTGCGCCTCATCTTCGTCCACGCCTTCCGCCCCGGGGCGAAGGCATGGCTGCCACGCTGGACGAGCAGATGCCTGGCAGTCCCTTCATCCATCCACCACACCATCGACGACACCACCGACGGGAGCACCTCATGCGTTTGA
- a CDS encoding glutamate-5-semialdehyde dehydrogenase, translated as MSSTPDSQAEAGAAQEATALVASVATAARAAQRAIAGAPRAVKDAALHAMADALAAHEEQILAANALDLARGRDRGMRPGLLDRLALDSGRLEAIAGALREIAALPDPVGQIVDGSVMPNGLRVRRVRVPMGVVGMIYEARPNVTVDVAALAVKSGNAVILRGGSAAQASNAAIVEALRGALASQGLPADLVASVDAAGREGARALMHARGLVDVLVPRGGAGLIRTVVEESTVPVIETGSGNCHIYVDASAEPGAAVDIIVNAKTQRVGVCNAAETLLVHQGIADSWLPRAARALWSRGTTLHADAAARGILRGPAAAEAHQDLLVEATEEDWDTEYGSLDLAVRVVPDVQEAIEHIRAHTTGHTEAVLAQDTAVITAFIAGMDSAAVIVNASTRFTDGGQLGLGAELGISTQKLHARGPMGLTELTTTMWIVEGDGHVRP; from the coding sequence ATGAGCAGTACTCCCGACAGTCAGGCCGAGGCAGGGGCCGCGCAGGAGGCCACGGCCCTGGTGGCCTCGGTGGCCACGGCCGCCCGCGCCGCTCAGCGGGCCATCGCCGGCGCCCCGCGCGCCGTCAAGGACGCCGCCCTGCACGCCATGGCCGATGCGCTGGCAGCCCACGAGGAGCAGATCCTGGCCGCCAACGCGCTCGATCTGGCCCGCGGCCGGGATCGGGGCATGAGGCCGGGCCTGCTGGACCGCCTCGCCCTGGACTCCGGGCGCCTGGAGGCGATCGCCGGAGCCCTGCGCGAGATCGCCGCCCTGCCCGACCCCGTCGGCCAGATCGTCGACGGCTCGGTCATGCCCAACGGCCTGCGGGTGCGGCGCGTGCGCGTGCCCATGGGCGTGGTCGGCATGATCTACGAGGCCCGCCCCAATGTCACCGTGGATGTGGCCGCCCTGGCCGTCAAGTCCGGCAACGCCGTCATCCTGCGCGGGGGCAGTGCCGCCCAGGCCTCCAATGCCGCCATCGTGGAGGCCCTGCGCGGTGCCCTGGCCTCCCAGGGCCTGCCCGCCGACCTCGTGGCCAGCGTGGACGCCGCCGGGCGCGAGGGCGCCCGTGCCCTCATGCACGCCCGCGGACTGGTCGATGTCCTTGTCCCGCGCGGCGGGGCGGGCCTCATCCGCACCGTGGTGGAGGAGTCCACGGTGCCGGTTATCGAGACCGGCTCGGGCAACTGCCACATCTACGTCGATGCCAGCGCCGAGCCGGGGGCCGCCGTCGATATCATCGTCAACGCCAAGACCCAGCGGGTCGGGGTGTGCAACGCCGCCGAGACCCTCCTGGTCCACCAGGGCATCGCCGACTCCTGGCTGCCCCGGGCGGCCCGGGCCCTGTGGAGCCGGGGCACCACCCTCCACGCCGACGCCGCCGCCCGCGGGATCCTCCGGGGCCCCGCCGCGGCCGAGGCCCACCAGGACCTGCTGGTGGAGGCCACCGAGGAGGACTGGGACACCGAGTACGGCTCCCTGGATCTGGCGGTGCGTGTGGTGCCCGATGTCCAGGAGGCGATCGAGCACATCCGAGCCCACACCACCGGGCACACCGAGGCCGTCCTGGCCCAGGACACCGCCGTCATCACCGCCTTCATCGCCGGGATGGACTCGGCCGCCGTCATCGTCAACGCCTCCACCCGCTTCACCGACGGCGGGCAGCTCGGCCTGGGCGCCGAGCTGGGGATCTCCACGCAGAAGCTCCACGCCCGTGGGCCCATGGGCCTGACCGAACTGACAACGACCATGTGGATCGTTGAGGGCGACGGCCACGTGCGTCCCTGA
- the rplU gene encoding 50S ribosomal protein L21, with product MSIQVVYAIVKAGGRQEKVSVGDVVVVDKLAGEIGDEVSLAPLMLVDGDKVTTAAADLAKASVTAEILGEEKGPKINILKFKNKTGYRKRQGHRAQLTAVKVTAIK from the coding sequence ATGAGCATTCAAGTGGTCTACGCGATCGTCAAGGCCGGCGGCCGTCAGGAGAAGGTCTCCGTCGGCGACGTCGTGGTTGTCGACAAGCTCGCCGGCGAGATCGGTGACGAGGTCTCCCTCGCCCCCCTCATGCTGGTGGATGGCGACAAGGTGACCACCGCCGCTGCCGACCTGGCCAAGGCCTCCGTCACCGCCGAGATCCTCGGCGAGGAGAAGGGCCCCAAGATCAACATCCTGAAGTTCAAGAACAAGACCGGCTACCGCAAGCGCCAGGGGCACCGCGCGCAGCTGACGGCCGTCAAGGTCACCGCTATCAAGTGA
- a CDS encoding UDP-glucose dehydrogenase family protein, translating into MRLTVIGCGYLGAVHAAAMAQLGHEVLGIDIDPIKAQKLAQGEAPFYEPELPELLVSGVERGNLRFTADPTEKGTAEWIAQADVHFIAVGTPQGTRAGEADLSQVWAAVDLLIPLLSGGRRPLVVGKSTVPVGTALQTARRLEGRARLVWNPEFLREGFAVKDTLHPDRIVYGLPQDPQEADSARAALDEVYAPMLEEGIARILTDYATAELVKTAANSFLATKISFINAMSTMCEATGADVTVLAQALGLDERIGRRFLHAGVGFGGGCLPKDIRALRASATTHGAQRLAGLLEQVDTINQDQRDHVVDLALERLGRGADRAAVTILGAAFKPNSDDLRDSPALDVAERLADHGARVTIHDPHAMDRVRQDHPRLLPAASPEQALEGAELVILATEWAEFTGMDPHRAAQLVAQPVIIDARNALDPAAWREAGWDYRGIGR; encoded by the coding sequence ATGCGTTTGACAGTCATCGGCTGCGGATACCTCGGAGCGGTCCACGCTGCCGCCATGGCGCAGCTGGGCCACGAGGTCCTGGGCATCGACATCGACCCCATCAAGGCCCAGAAGCTGGCCCAGGGCGAGGCTCCCTTCTACGAGCCCGAGCTGCCCGAGCTGCTCGTCTCCGGCGTCGAGCGGGGCAACCTGCGCTTCACCGCCGACCCCACCGAGAAGGGCACCGCCGAATGGATCGCCCAGGCCGACGTGCACTTCATCGCCGTGGGCACCCCCCAGGGCACCCGTGCCGGGGAGGCGGACCTGTCCCAGGTGTGGGCCGCCGTCGACCTGCTCATCCCCCTGCTGTCCGGGGGGCGCCGGCCGCTGGTGGTCGGCAAGTCCACGGTTCCGGTGGGCACCGCCCTCCAGACGGCCCGCCGCCTGGAGGGGCGCGCCCGACTGGTGTGGAACCCCGAGTTCCTGCGCGAGGGCTTCGCCGTCAAGGACACCCTCCACCCCGACCGGATCGTCTACGGCCTGCCCCAGGACCCCCAGGAGGCCGACTCCGCGCGCGCCGCCCTCGACGAGGTCTACGCCCCGATGCTGGAGGAGGGCATTGCCCGCATCCTCACCGACTACGCCACCGCCGAGCTGGTCAAGACCGCCGCCAACTCCTTCCTGGCCACCAAGATCAGCTTCATCAACGCCATGTCGACCATGTGCGAGGCCACGGGCGCCGATGTCACCGTCCTGGCCCAGGCCCTGGGGCTCGATGAGCGCATCGGCAGACGGTTCCTGCATGCCGGGGTGGGCTTCGGCGGGGGCTGCCTGCCCAAGGACATCCGGGCGCTGCGGGCCAGCGCCACCACCCACGGCGCCCAGCGCCTGGCCGGGCTGCTGGAGCAGGTCGACACCATCAACCAGGACCAGCGCGACCACGTGGTGGACCTGGCCCTGGAGCGGCTGGGCCGGGGCGCCGACCGGGCGGCCGTGACCATACTGGGGGCGGCCTTCAAGCCCAACAGCGACGACCTGCGAGACTCCCCCGCCCTGGATGTGGCTGAGCGCCTGGCCGACCACGGGGCCCGGGTGACCATCCACGACCCGCACGCCATGGACCGTGTGCGCCAGGACCACCCCCGCCTCCTCCCCGCCGCCTCCCCCGAGCAGGCCCTGGAGGGCGCCGAGCTGGTCATCCTGGCCACCGAATGGGCGGAGTTCACCGGGATGGATCCCCACCGGGCGGCCCAGCTGGTGGCGCAGCCGGTGATCATCGACGCGCGCAACGCCCTGGATCCGGCGGCCTGGCGCGAGGCCGGCTGGGACTATCGGGGCATCGGCAGATGA